A segment of the Cohnella algarum genome:
AAGCCGGGAACCGCCTTCGCGTTCTTGTCCAATCCGGCCGCCAGGCCCACGGGATGGGCGAAATGCAGTCCGAACAGGTCGATTTCGAGCTCCGGAGCCCGGCCGACGCCCCAAATTCCCGACAGAAGCGCCGTCGTTCCGGGAATCCGCCCCGCCGCGCCCAGGCCGTCGACGACGAGGTGATGCGCCTTTTCGGCGTCCATGCTGAAAAATAATGGTTTGACCAACTTATACAACAACCGTCCGACACCCGCTTTGCACCAGAATAAAACCTTCGGGTATCAGTTTAGCCTTTTCTTCGGGAAAAGAAAAGGGAGCTTTGCGCCCGTAAGCCGCCCGGCCGGCCCCAAATCTGGCTTTTTGCGGAGGAACCGTTTACAATATAGATTAAGCATTATTTTATCCGTTATGAAAGGTTTGATATCGATGAGCGCACCGAAAAAGAAACCTTCCGCCATGCCCCAGGCAAAGCAGAAGGAGGAAGTCAACAAAAAGGGATTGATCTGGATCGGCGTAGCCTTCGGCGTCGTCGTCATTGTCGTCGGAACGCTGCTCGCGTTGAACATTTGACGGTTTTCCGCCGCGCTTCGTCATCCCAGCCAATTATAGGTTTTATGAGGGTTTGTCTCGTCCTGCGCCGGCGTTAGCCGGAAGCGTTCCTCGGGAATGCGCAGGGTCGTGGGCAGGCCCTCTTTGACGATGGTGACCTGCGTTCCGAGCGGAACCAAATCGTACAGCTCCTCCAGATCTTCCTTTCCCATTCGCACGCAGCCGAGCGAATCGTCCTTGCCGATGCTGTCCGGCTCGTCCGTGCCGTGGATCGCGTACAGCGTATCGGAGAGCGTCATCCCGCGGCTTCCGAACGCTCCGTCCGAGCGGCCGTTCGGATCGCGTACCTTCTCGGTGATGACGAACGTGCCTTCGGGCGTCTTGTCTCCGCCCAGGCCGACCGGATAGTTCCGGATGAGCACGTTTCCGCTGACGACCGCGAGTCGGTAATTTTTTTTATCGACGATGATTCGTAACGGATGCTCGGTCATCGAAGCGAGCGAACCCGCCGGCATGCCGATCCCTTGCGCCGTCGTTCCGCTGGCGTCGGGCCAGCCGACCGTCTTCGGAATGGCGCCGTCGACCTTCTCCAATTCCTCGCGAAGCTCCGCGAACCAGGCGCCCAAATCTTCCGACCAGCCGGCGACCGCATTGGCCGGATACGCGCCCGCGAGCTCTTCCGGAGACTTCGGCCAGCTTCCCGTCCGCTCCTTGTAATGGAGCATCGCCGAGCGCAGCATCAGCTTGCCTTCCTGCAACGGCTTCCAGTCCGCGACCGCTTGCTGCGGCTCGGTCGGATCCTGGGCCGTGCCGCATGGGCACCACCTCGGATCGTACCAATCGATCGCGGCGGCCGCATCGGAGCGGTACATCGCCACTTTGGCCAGCGGCTTCCCGCTTCCGACCCAGTCGGTCCACTTGCCGAGCGCCGGCGCCTGGACGAGCAGCGACTCCGTGCCCCCGGCCTCCGCGGTCAGCAGCTGGCCGAGGGCCTGCATGCCGTCCGCCTCGGGAGTCGCGGCGCCCGCCACGTAGGCGAAGCCGCCGCTTGGCGGAGCGGTGGCGGCCGGGGGCGCCGGTTCGGGCGCGGCCGGCGTTCCGGACGGCGAAGCCGCTGCCGGGGGCGCTTCGGCCTGCGCTTGCGGGGCCGTCCCGTCGGCTTCCGTCGGAGCCGCCGCCCGCTCGCCCGGCAGCGCGATCGCCGCCGCGACGACGAGCGCTGCGCCGAGTAGCGAAACGGCGCGGCGCAGGCGGCTGCGCCGTGCCGGCTTGGGCGCGGCCTCTCCCTGAACGGAAAGCAGCGGATTCGCCCGCGCCTCGAACGCTTCGTAGATGGGACCGGCCTGGCCGAAGCAGTAGTTGGCTTTCGCTTCCTCGCCGCGCGCGGCGTACTGCTTGCCGAGCAAATACCACGCCATCTGGTTATTTTCATGCTTCAGCAGGTAATCCTTCAAAGGCAACGAATCGGCCACATCCGGCACATTCTCGTAAAACTGCCGGATCTGGTCTTCCAATTGATCGTCTTTTCGCATCCGGAATCCCCCTCCGGTCTCTCGTTTCTCCTATATATCGGCGAAGAGAGAACGGAATTTCAGGCTGCCGGAAAATCCGCGACTTCCGATCTACCCGACGTCCGCTTGTTTGGGACCGATCAGCTCGAACACTTTAATGGGCAGGGATTTGCCCTTGAACATCCGATCCTCGCCCTCTCCGAAGGAAAAAACGTGTTTCGTTTTTTCATAGACGGCTTCGGACACCATCACCTGCCCCGGCTTCGTCTGCGATTCGATCCGCGCCGCGATGTTGACGTTGTCGCCGATCGCCGTGTAATCCACCCGCAAATACGAGCCGATATTGCCGACGACGACGTTGCCGGCGTGAATGCCGATGCCGACGTTTACTTCGCAGCCGTAGCGCTCCGCAATTTGCTCGCGGATCGACTTCATGCCCTCCTGGATTTCGAACGCCGTCTTGACCGCCAGCCGTTCGTGGTCCTCGACGTCGAGCGGCGCATTGAACAGAATCATCGCCGCGTCCCCGATAAATTTGTCGATCGTGCCGCGGTTGTCCAGCGTCGTCCGGGTGATCATGTCGAACATCGTGTTGAGGGTATCGACGAGTTCGGGAGGCGACAGCTTCTCCGAGAGGGGCGTAAACCCGCGAATATCGAGAAACAGGACGGTAATGTTTTTCGAAACGCCGCCCAGCTTGATGTCGATATCCTGCGAGACGATCTGCTTGACGAGATCCGGCGAAATGTAGCGGCCGAATTGCCGCGTGACGAAGCTTTTTTGCGAGCTTTCCAAATACGACTTGAGCGACACGTTCGCGAGATAAGCCAGCGTGACGGCAAGCAGCGCGGTCGTAACCGGAATATGCGTCTTGCCGGCCGCGTACAGAGCCTGCTGCCCGTAAACGATGCCCGCGCCGACGGCCAGGAAGATCAGGATGGAATAGACGTTTTTCGTCCGCCAAGGCAAATAGATGAAAAATAAAAACAGAACGAGGCCGGCCAGCAGAACGAGCCACCCGTCCGCGTAAGAAACGGAGGTGCCGTGCATAAGCTGGTTAACGATGTTGGCATGGACGTAAACGAGACTCATATGCTTCTCGATCGGCGTCGCCCCGGTATCCTGCGCCGACGCGTCGGACAGCCCGGCCGCCGTAAAGCCGACGAGCACGACCGCGTCCTTGAACACGCTCGGGTCGATTTCTCCGTTCAGCACCCGGCTGAACGACACGGTTTGCACGTCTTCGCTGGTCAGCTGGTAGTCGATCGTGATCGTGTTTTTGGCCGCGCGCTTGGAATCGAACAGCTTGTCCGGATCGGTCATATCCTCGTATTTGCTCAGGTCCGCCCCGGCCATTTCGGCAGCCAAAAGCCCGAGCGAAGGGACCGTCTCCCCGTCCCGGGTCCGGATGTTCAGCCACGTCTGCCGGATGACGCCGTCGGGGCTGACGACCCGATTGATATGAGCCAGGCGCGCGTTGTCGGCGAATTCGGGAATCGGCATCTGAATATCGTAGGCGGTAAGAAAATCTCCCTTCGATATCGTCGTCGTGCCGAACACGTCGCCTTCCGTTAGTCCGATAACGGGGAGAATAACGTTGTCATACTGCGCAAGCGCCTCCGAAAAAGCGGCGTCGTTGTCCGGATCCGAGCTCTCGGAAAAAACGATATCGAAGCCGATGGCGGCCGGCTCGAAGCCGGGCTGATTCAGCATATCCAAAAAAGGCGCGTAAATCGCCCGCTCCCAGGGGAACCTCCCCAGCTCGGCCAGCGAGTCGTCATCGATCGCGACGACGATAATATCTTTGGAGGGCAGGGCGGCGGATCTTGCCATATTCGCGTCGAATAGCAAATTATCGATCCGCTGGAGCCATTTTTCCTGATGGACGAAAAAGACGGCAATCAATAAAATCGCGTTAAGTACGATGGTCCACCTTTTCACGCGTTCGCGCAAGCGTTTCCCCACCTTTATGCAGATGCTGACAAGTGTTTTCCATTATATCGCGGTTACGTTAAGAAAACTTAAAAATCGACAAATTTCTCGGGACTCAACAAAAAAGCCCTCTCGGGCCGCACGCCCAAGAGAGCCAGATGACGCAAAATCAGTTATTGAAAGGCGAGTCCGAAATTTTGATCGAATCGGTCGGACAGCCGTCCGCGGCGTCCTGGAGGTCGTCGTACAAGCTTTCCGGGATTTCCGTGTTGCCGTGGTTTCCGTCGCCTTCATATATAACTTCGGCAAGACCCTCGTCGTCGTAATCGTAAATATCGGGGGCCGTTGCGCCGCATGCTCCGCAAGCGATGCATGTATCCTTATCTACGTAAGTGAATTTAGCCATGAATGTAACCTCCTCAAATCAATCCAGCCAAAAAGTTCATAATTTCAATATAATATAAATGCTATACGAGATCAAACAAAAAAAATCAATGGCTTGGATCACATTTCCTTATAAATTCGGGTCTTGAAGAGGGTCCTGTTCGCGCAAAAAATCGGTTTCGAGCGACGTTCCCCGTATTTTTTTGTTGCGAATGAGCGCGGACGGATCGTCCGTCAGCATTCCGGCCGTCAGCACGGCGTTTTCGCCGTATTTGTCGCGAAGCCGGTCCATGACCGTATGAAGCCGTTCCTTGCGCGGAGCTTCGCGGTAGCTGAACAAGTCCAGCTGCACCGGCGTTTCGCTTTTGGCCGACAGCCCTTGGAGCGTAATGCCGAGCAGGCGGATCGGCTCTCCCTCTTTCCAATGGATGTCCATCAGCCTGCAGGCCTCGCGGTAGACTTCTTCGGCGGATTCGATCGGCGCGTTCAAGGTCGTCGCACGCGTAATGGTTTTCATGTCGGGATCGCGAATGACGATTTGCACCGTCGAACAAAGCATCGATTTGCGGCGCAGTCTCCTCGTCGTCTGGTCGGCCAGATTGAGCAAGACCCGGCAATATTCTTCCCTCTTGGTCAAATCGGCGGGAAGCGTCGTCGTATGCCCGACCGATTTCGCGGCTTCCCGGATCGGCTCGACCGGCGAGTCGTCGATTCCGTTCGCCGCGCGCTTCATCCATTCGCCGTAAACGCCGAATTTATCCTTCAACAGCGCGACGTCGGCAGCCGCGAGCTGGCCGATCGTGCGGATGTTCATCTTTTCTAGTTTAACCGCGGTCTTTTTGCCGATACCATACAAAGTTTGACAGGGCTGGCCCCACAGCAAAGCCGGCACCTCGCGTCTTCGCAGCACGGTGATCGCGTTCGGCTTGCGCATGTCGGAAGCCATTTTCGCCAGCAGCTTGTTCGGCGCAACCCCGATGGAGCAAGGAAGGGACAGCTCTTCCCGGATTCGCCGCTGGATCGTTTCCGCGATTTCCATCGGCGTTCCGAATTGGCCGCTGCCCGTAATGTCCAGAAAGCACTCGTCGATGGACACCGCCTCCACTAGGGGCGTATAGCTGCCGGCGATGCGAAGAAAACCCCGGGAATATTTCCGGTACAAATCGAAATCCGGCGCGATGAGCGTAAGCTCCGGACAGGCGCGTTCCGCCTGCCGGACGGTCATCCCGGTGCGGACGCCTTTCGCCCGGGCTTCGTACGAGCTGGTCACGACGATGCCTTTGCGAAGCTCGACGCTGCCCGCCACGGCCGTCGCTTTGCCCGCGTAGCGTTCCGGGTCTTCAGCCGCGTGAACCGAGCAATAAAACGCGTTCATGTCGATATGCAAAATGATTCTCCGTTTCGGCTCGCTCACGCGGCATGACACCTCCGATTCGCTTTACGGCTTTCCTCCATTATAGTCCCGGCATACCTGCCCCGGCAACGAACCGGGCGTTTTCCGGGACGAACCCGGCCCAGGCGCGCGGGACGTTCGCTCTCTACATTTGAGGCAAGGCATGGTATAATAGTTTCACTTGTTTTGAAGGAGGCATCCCGTTTTTCATGTCTACGTCCATCAGCATTTTCGATACGACTCTTCGCGACGGCACGCAAGGCGAAGGCATCAGCCTGACAGCGGAAGACAAGCTTAAAATTGCGGTTAAACTCGACGCGCTCGGCGTTCATTATATTGAAGGCGGAAATCCGGGAAGCAACGGCAAGGACATCGAGTTTTTCAAAAGAGCCCGCGCGATGAACATGCAGGCGAAGCTGACCGCTTTCGGCAGCACCCGGCGCAAAAACAGCACCTGCGAACAGGACGCCAACCTGCGCCATCTGATCGAATCCGGCGCGAAGGCGGCTACCCTGGTCGGCAAGTCGTGGGATTTTCACGTCCATACGGCGCTGCAAACGACCTTGGATGAAAATTTGGCGATGATTTACGAGTCGCTTGCATTCGTGAAGCGCCACGACATGGAAGCGATTTTCGACGCGGAGCACTTTTTCGACGGCTTCAAGGCCAATCCCGAATATGCCCTCTCGGCGCTCCGGAAAGCGAAGGAAGCCGGCACGGACTGGATCGTGCTGTGCGATACGAACGGCGGTACGCTGCCGTCCGAAATTCATGAAATCGTATCGCGCGTCGCGGCCGAAATCCAGGCGCCGATCGGCATTCATACGCACAACGACTGCGAGCTTGCGGTCGCCAATACGCTGGCCGCGGTTTCAGCCGGCGCAAGGCAGGTACAAGGCACGATCAACGGGTACGGCGAACGCTGCGGCAATGCGAATTTGTGCTCGATTTTGCCCACCCTCCAGCTGAAAATGGGGTACGATTGCATAACGAACGAACAGCTTCAATCGCTTACGAGCGTAGCGCGCTACGTTGGGGAAATCGCCAACGTCATGTTGCCCGTCAATCAGCCTTATGTCGGAACGGCCGCTTTTGCCCACAAAGGCGGAATCCACGTGTCCGCCATCATGAAAGATTCCAAAACGTACGAGCATATCGAGCCCGGCCTTGTCGGCAACAAGCAGCGGATTCTCGTCTCCGAGCTCGCCGGCCAGAGCAACATCGTGTCCAAAGCGCAGGAGCTCGGTCTCGATATCGCTTCGCACAGCGACAAATCGCGGGAAATCATCGACCGGGTCAAGGAACTCGAACATCAAGGGTACCAATTCGAAGGCGCGGACGCGTCGCTCGAGCTGCTGTTGCGGGAAGCGTTCGATGACGCGGTCGAAGTGTTCGCGATCGAATCGTTCAAAATCATGGTGGAAAAAACGAACGCCGGCATGACCTCGGAAGCGATCGTGCGATTGCATGTCGGGGACAATCACGTCTACACCGTCGCCGAAGGAAACGGCCCGGTCAACGCGCTCGACAATGCGCTGCGCAAGGCGCTCGTCCAATACTTCCCCGGCATCGCCGACATTCACCTGAGCGATTACAAGGTCCGGGTGCTTGACGAAAAGGACGCGACCGCGGCCAAGGTGCGCGTCCTGATCGAGTCGACGGACTTCAAGGACACGTGGAGCACGGTCGGCGTTTCGTCCAACGTCATCGAAGCCAGCTGGGAGGCGCTCGTGGACAGCATCCGGTATGCCCTGCTGGGCATGCCGAAAAGCGCGGCCACCCCCGGTATCCAGCTGGAAGCGCACGGCTTGATCAATCATTAAAAGCACAGCCCCATAACGAAGGCCCCGCGTCGGTTCGACGGGGGCCTTTCGATTAGTGCCGCGTTAAGCGTCCACGACTTCCCGAATCATGTCCTCCCACTTTTCCAACGGTTGAATCCCTTCGATTCGTTCGCGCACGACGCCGTTTTTATCGATGATGAAGCTGATCGGATACGAATAAACCTTGTACAGGTCGCCGGCCTTGTTGTCCGTATCCATAATGACCGGAAACGTTATTTGCTTCTCTTTCACGAAATCCTTCGCTCCGCGCACCGTATCGTATTTCGTCGCGTTAACGGCGTACAAATCCAGCTTATCCTTGTATTTATCGTAAATCGCCTGCAAGTCCGGAGCTTCCAGATCGCAGGGGCCGCACCACGAAGCCCAGAAATTGATAATGAGCGCCTTGTCCCTCGGCCCTCCGACATCGTACTGCGTTTGCTCGTCTATCGTGGCCAGAGAGAACGAAGGGGCAAGGGAACCCTCCACCGGCTCGACCTTCAGCGCTTCTCCCCCGGCTCCGGAAGTGGCCGCCGCCGAATCGTTCCTGTCGGCCTCTCCGCCCGATTGGTTCCACCACAGGACTGCCGCAACGGCTATGATGACAAGACCCAATATCGCCAAATTTCGTTTCATTCTCATCGTTTCCCTCTTTCGCGAATCCTTGGTTGCCTCTCTATATTACATGATAAGCCGCCCCGATTCCAACCATACCTTTCCTTTCCCGTCCCGGCATGATTCGCGTTTCGCGGGGGTACATTAGACCTGTTCGTTATCGAAACGTCCGAGGAGGAGCCGTATGGCAACCGCAGCATCCAAAAACCGTACCGCCGCCGGCAGCGCCGGATCGATATCGCGCGAACGCCAAAATTCGGGCCAAAAGACGTCGTCCGGCCGGAAATCGAAAACATGGGAGTACATCGCGCTGGCTTCCGTTCCGGTCGTGCTCGTGCTCGGCAACTCGATGATCGTGCCGATTTTGCCCACCTTGCAGCGCGAGCTTGGCATTTCGTCGCTGCAGAGCAGCCTGGTCATTACCTTGTTTTCGTTGACCGCCGCTTTTTTCATTCCGATCGCCGGTTTTTTGTCGGACCGGTTCGGCCGCAAATCCGTCATGATCCCCGCATTGGTCATTTACGGAGGAGCGGGCATCTTATCGGGGTTTGCCGCCGTTTGGCACAGCTACTGGCTTTTGCTCGTTTCGAGAGCCATTCAAGGAATCGGAGCGGCCGGAACGACGCCGATCGTCATGGCTTTGACAGGCGACCTGTATAAGGATGCGGAGGAAAGCCAGGCGCTTGGCCTGATCGAAGCCGCCAACGGCTCGGGCAAGGTCGTCAGTCCCATTATCGGCTCGTTGTTCGCTCTTATCGTCTGGTACGCGGTCTTCTTTTCCTTCTCGGCCTTTTGCCTGCTCGCCTTGATTGCCATCCTGGTTTGGATTAAGGAGCCGAAACGGGAAGCCGAGCCGATGAAGCTCAAGGAGTATACTTCGAAAATCGGCCAAATTTTCCGCCAGCACGGGAGATGGCTGTATGCTTCGTTTTGGGCGGGTACCGCCGCGCTGTTCGTCTTGTTCGGCGTCTTGTTTTATTTGTCCAATACGCTGGAAGAAGCCCCTACAAGATCGAAGGCGTTCGAAAAGGGTTCATTCTCGCCATTCCTTTGTTCGGGATGGTGACGGCCGCGTACGTGACGGGGCATATTATCAAGAAAAACGGCGTGCTGATCCGCTGGATGATGAATATCGGACTTGTCCTGATGACCGTTTCGCTTGCCCTGACGATTTGGCTGAACCAGAATATTTACGTGTTCATCGGCCTGCTGACGACAAGCAGCATCGGAACCGGCATGCTTCTTCCTTGCCTCACGACGATGATCACGGGCATCGTAGAAAAAACCGAACGGGGCATGCTTACGTCGCTCTACAGCAGCCTGCGGTTTTTCGGGGTCGCGCTCGGACCACCCTTGTTCGGATGGATGATGGGGATATCCGACCGGACGGTGTTTATTTCGGTATCGATCCTGGCCGCCGTTACGCTCGTGCTCGTGTTTTTGTTCGTAAAACCCGCCAAGCAAGTCAAATAAGGAAAGTTGCCGTTCGGCCTCGTCTTCCCTCATACTGGAGGGGAGAGGAGGTTCTTTCCATGACCGCGATCCGCCAAGCGAATATGAGCGAAGCCGCGCGCGAGAAGCTGATCCGCGATTGCCTCGCGCGCGCGCCATACGAAACATGCGGCATCCTGTTGGGCACGATCGAAAACGATCGCCTGTACGCGGACGAACATCGGCTCGTGCGAAACGCAAGCGCGGAGCCCTTCGCGACGTTTCGGTTCGATCCGGCCGATTGGGTTCGCGTTTATTACGACGCACAAAAAAACCAACGAAGCATCGTCGGTATTTTTCATTCCCACCCGCAGGGGTCCCCCACGCCGAGCGCTCTCGATCGGGCGGGTTGGGACGGCTGGGCCACTTATTGGATTGTATCGCTCGCCGACGGGCATGCGAACGTTCATGTTTTCGGTCGCACGCCATGGAACGAATGGACAAAAATCGCGACAAACCCGAAACCCCGGTAAGGTTAATGCCTGCTTAAATAGGCGTAC
Coding sequences within it:
- a CDS encoding L,D-transpeptidase, which codes for MRKDDQLEDQIRQFYENVPDVADSLPLKDYLLKHENNQMAWYLLGKQYAARGEEAKANYCFGQAGPIYEAFEARANPLLSVQGEAAPKPARRSRLRRAVSLLGAALVVAAAIALPGERAAAPTEADGTAPQAQAEAPPAAASPSGTPAAPEPAPPAATAPPSGGFAYVAGAATPEADGMQALGQLLTAEAGGTESLLVQAPALGKWTDWVGSGKPLAKVAMYRSDAAAAIDWYDPRWCPCGTAQDPTEPQQAVADWKPLQEGKLMLRSAMLHYKERTGSWPKSPEELAGAYPANAVAGWSEDLGAWFAELREELEKVDGAIPKTVGWPDASGTTAQGIGMPAGSLASMTEHPLRIIVDKKNYRLAVVSGNVLIRNYPVGLGGDKTPEGTFVITEKVRDPNGRSDGAFGSRGMTLSDTLYAIHGTDEPDSIGKDDSLGCVRMGKEDLEELYDLVPLGTQVTIVKEGLPTTLRIPEERFRLTPAQDETNPHKTYNWLG
- a CDS encoding CHASE2 domain-containing protein, which gives rise to MRERVKRWTIVLNAILLIAVFFVHQEKWLQRIDNLLFDANMARSAALPSKDIIVVAIDDDSLAELGRFPWERAIYAPFLDMLNQPGFEPAAIGFDIVFSESSDPDNDAAFSEALAQYDNVILPVIGLTEGDVFGTTTISKGDFLTAYDIQMPIPEFADNARLAHINRVVSPDGVIRQTWLNIRTRDGETVPSLGLLAAEMAGADLSKYEDMTDPDKLFDSKRAAKNTITIDYQLTSEDVQTVSFSRVLNGEIDPSVFKDAVVLVGFTAAGLSDASAQDTGATPIEKHMSLVYVHANIVNQLMHGTSVSYADGWLVLLAGLVLFLFFIYLPWRTKNVYSILIFLAVGAGIVYGQQALYAAGKTHIPVTTALLAVTLAYLANVSLKSYLESSQKSFVTRQFGRYISPDLVKQIVSQDIDIKLGGVSKNITVLFLDIRGFTPLSEKLSPPELVDTLNTMFDMITRTTLDNRGTIDKFIGDAAMILFNAPLDVEDHERLAVKTAFEIQEGMKSIREQIAERYGCEVNVGIGIHAGNVVVGNIGSYLRVDYTAIGDNVNIAARIESQTKPGQVMVSEAVYEKTKHVFSFGEGEDRMFKGKSLPIKVFELIGPKQADVG
- a CDS encoding ferredoxin, which produces MAKFTYVDKDTCIACGACGATAPDIYDYDDEGLAEVIYEGDGNHGNTEIPESLYDDLQDAADGCPTDSIKISDSPFNN
- a CDS encoding DNA polymerase IV, with product MSEPKRRIILHIDMNAFYCSVHAAEDPERYAGKATAVAGSVELRKGIVVTSSYEARAKGVRTGMTVRQAERACPELTLIAPDFDLYRKYSRGFLRIAGSYTPLVEAVSIDECFLDITGSGQFGTPMEIAETIQRRIREELSLPCSIGVAPNKLLAKMASDMRKPNAITVLRRREVPALLWGQPCQTLYGIGKKTAVKLEKMNIRTIGQLAAADVALLKDKFGVYGEWMKRAANGIDDSPVEPIREAAKSVGHTTTLPADLTKREEYCRVLLNLADQTTRRLRRKSMLCSTVQIVIRDPDMKTITRATTLNAPIESAEEVYREACRLMDIHWKEGEPIRLLGITLQGLSAKSETPVQLDLFSYREAPRKERLHTVMDRLRDKYGENAVLTAGMLTDDPSALIRNKKIRGTSLETDFLREQDPLQDPNL
- the cimA gene encoding citramalate synthase; amino-acid sequence: MSTSISIFDTTLRDGTQGEGISLTAEDKLKIAVKLDALGVHYIEGGNPGSNGKDIEFFKRARAMNMQAKLTAFGSTRRKNSTCEQDANLRHLIESGAKAATLVGKSWDFHVHTALQTTLDENLAMIYESLAFVKRHDMEAIFDAEHFFDGFKANPEYALSALRKAKEAGTDWIVLCDTNGGTLPSEIHEIVSRVAAEIQAPIGIHTHNDCELAVANTLAAVSAGARQVQGTINGYGERCGNANLCSILPTLQLKMGYDCITNEQLQSLTSVARYVGEIANVMLPVNQPYVGTAAFAHKGGIHVSAIMKDSKTYEHIEPGLVGNKQRILVSELAGQSNIVSKAQELGLDIASHSDKSREIIDRVKELEHQGYQFEGADASLELLLREAFDDAVEVFAIESFKIMVEKTNAGMTSEAIVRLHVGDNHVYTVAEGNGPVNALDNALRKALVQYFPGIADIHLSDYKVRVLDEKDATAAKVRVLIESTDFKDTWSTVGVSSNVIEASWEALVDSIRYALLGMPKSAATPGIQLEAHGLINH
- a CDS encoding TlpA family protein disulfide reductase is translated as MRMKRNLAILGLVIIAVAAVLWWNQSGGEADRNDSAAATSGAGGEALKVEPVEGSLAPSFSLATIDEQTQYDVGGPRDKALIINFWASWCGPCDLEAPDLQAIYDKYKDKLDLYAVNATKYDTVRGAKDFVKEKQITFPVIMDTDNKAGDLYKVYSYPISFIIDKNGVVRERIEGIQPLEKWEDMIREVVDA
- a CDS encoding Mov34/MPN/PAD-1 family protein, encoding MTAIRQANMSEAAREKLIRDCLARAPYETCGILLGTIENDRLYADEHRLVRNASAEPFATFRFDPADWVRVYYDAQKNQRSIVGIFHSHPQGSPTPSALDRAGWDGWATYWIVSLADGHANVHVFGRTPWNEWTKIATNPKPR